The Lutra lutra chromosome 1, mLutLut1.2, whole genome shotgun sequence genomic sequence CAGGACCGTGGGCagcatctccttcctcctcccgcGTGAGAGGAGACCTGGGCCCTGGGACCACCGCCTGTCTCCTCCGCCAGCTCTGGGGAGACCAGCTAAGCCACACGATTTAACCGTGTCTTTTTCTCAGCACAGACCTTGGTCTGTGCGCCCGcgcaggtgtgtgtgcatgtgtgttaagGACCAAACATTTGTCCCCCCAACCAAGTCCCCGTGTCGGAGCCCTAAATCCCGGTGTGGCTGTATCTGGAGGCCTCTAAGGGAATAATGAAGTTAGACGGGGCGAAGGCGTGCAGCCCtgaggtggcagggagagggcccTCGTAAGAAGAGACACGGGAGCCCTCATGCCCTCTCTGTGCAAACACCGAGCACGGGCAGGTGAGCCGGGCATGCAAGCCAGGAGGAGAGCCTGCGCCGCAGCCAGCCCCACCCGCCCCTCGGTCTCGTCCTCCGGCCTCCAGGACCGACTGGACGTGAACGCCCGCGGCTCAGCCAGGCTAAGTCAGGGCTTGCTCTCCTGAAACGCATCTTAGAGAGTCTTTCGGAAAGGGCGCGTGGGTAACGCGTTTTTTGAGCCTTTACAATTCTAAAGTGTCTTTATTTGGTGCAGCCAAGGTCCCCACACCTGAGCACCTGTGTGGGGGGAGCCGCGGAAAGGGCGCTGGGCAGTGGGTCTGAGAGGGAACGGCCAGTTCGGGCCTCAGGGGCCTGCAGGATGTCCCGGGGAGGAGCCCGAAGGAGATGCCCCGGGGGAGCTTGGCCGTGGCTTGGAAGAGGTGTCAGTGGCCCAGACTCAGCCCCCTGACCACTGTCTGTCTGAATCCGGTGTGTGGGAAGCACAGGAGACGCCGGCCCGGCCGGTTTGGGCAGCCCGTTTAATGTTGGTTTTACAATATTCCAGCCCTGGCCACTCCGGGTGGTTCACGCGCCACTGACACGGAGAAGGGGGATCCCACGCCATTGAGGCCCAccgcctgcccctccctgggctcacGGGACAGGGATGCTGTGCCTGGAGAGCCCCCGCCCGAGTCCCTGGCCTTGGATCTCCAGAGAAGTGTGTGCTCGTGTGAGCCCCGTCCCCTCACGCACGGGCCCAGCCCCGACTGCTCGGGGCAGTGAACTGTGGCTGCGGGCGCCCCCGACCCCAGAGCAGGCGAGGGTCCACGTAAGGTCATGGTGGACACCATCTCCGGGGTGTGGGTCCAAGGACAAGGCCACGGGGGAGCCCCAGCTGTCCAGGAAACGCAGGCCTTGGGCCCACACACGTCGGTAGTGGATGAGCTGCCCACGACGTGGACGGGAGGGATCTCGCTGGCTGAGGGCCGAGGCCGCAGGGGCAGGGATGGCTGTGGGGTCCCAGGGGCCACGTCAACACTGGAGAATGGCCCTGTGACCCGAGCCAGCTGTCCCCTGCCTGGGCTCTCCTCTGGGGCGCCCTGACGCTCTCCATTTCACAGGCTCATCTGCCTGGGAGCTCAAGGTGGCCGTGAGAGGCGGCAGAGCCCATGCCACACCGGGCGGTGCCCGGGGTCCGGGGGCGACTGTGGCTCCGGCAGTTGGTAGTAGCCTGTGTCTGGGGAAGTGCACGACAAGCCTCGCCCTCCCCTGGCAGCGGGGCCCGGCTGGACTGCATGGGTCAATAGAAAGCCCCAAACAGAGCAGCCACCTTCTGGAGGATGGTCTTGTGGTTGGCATACAGCGGGATGCGCTTGTCCACGACCTGCCACTGGACGGACATCCCAGGGTCGCAGGTGTGCAGGTGCTGCAAGGGCGAACAGAGATCCTGACCCCCTGCTGAGCCAGCCCAGACACCCCAAACTTCAGCTGCAGGAGGACTGCGGGGACGCCGTggccctgggcccagccctgctctggccTGGCCATCGGCTGGCTCACGGTGCTCTCGTAGCGAAGCGGAGTGACAACAGAGCATGTGGCCTTGTTCCGGGTGTTCCGTCCTGCAAACGCAGCCCGGGGTCTGCTCCCTGGGCCTCCACGGTCCCAGCTCAGACTGATCTACATATGGGGGACCCTAACCCCATGAAGGCACGAGAATCCCGCCCCTCCCAAGAGGTCCGGCTCTGACTCCGTCCTGGCCTCTCCTCTTGGAGCCCCTGCTCTCTGTAGCTCCCCCTCTCTGGTCTTAGCCAGCTCTGGGCACCTGGGAACCGGCGGGCCCCCCAGAGCATGCTCACACCCCCCACACTTCTTGGGAGCCCATGCCCAAGCCTCCTACAGAGTTCAGCCTCTTCAGATCCATGTCGCTCTGGTCTGGGAAGTGGATGCTGAGGGCCACTGTCTCTATCCAGGCGTTGTCTGTGTTCCTTGGGTCGTCCACGTACCCCTTATACACCTGGGGGGCAGCACGGGGGTGAGCCGGCCCCCCCAAAGGAGCCCTGAGTCCCACCCCAGCTTTTTCCCAGAGGGACCCGCGTGGGCCCTGTGCTCCGTCCAGGCCCTGGGACACTCTGGGCACCGCTCCCCGCTGCCCcagccacccccctgcccctgccagctcTCTCCCTGCCAGGTGCAGCCTGCTCCCCAGCAAGGCCCCAGCATGCCTGGCCCACGGTGGGGCCCGCGCCTCACTCATCtccctcctggtctctggcctgaCATCCGGGCCGTCCTCTACTGTCCTTGGAGGGACTAAAACAGGACTGCCGACCTCAAAATCATGacgctaagtgagagaagccagacgcCGCGGCCGAAGGCCGCGCACTGTGTGATTCCACTAACAACCAGGGCCCTGCGCAGGCAGACGGGCgccaggagtgggggaggggcgggcggtGAGTGCGGGGGTGGGGCAAGCACTTGGGCGGATGGGAATGTTCTGGAACAGGCGGAGGTGGTGGTCACACACAGGGCACTCAAGGCCACTGACCTGCTCCCTTTGAAACGGTCCATTTTATGTTACgtggatttcagctcagtcaATACGCTAGTTGATCCTTCTTACAAAGTACAGAGAAGAGGCAGCGGGGTGGCCCCGGGATGGCCCTCGGGACAGGACTGGCCCCAGAGTCAAAGCTCTAAACCCCAGCTCTTGCCTGTTTTGCCCTGAATGGGCCAGAAACAGGGCCGGGACAGCTCGGAGGTCCACTGAGGACGCTTAAGAATCCCGGTGCAAAGCCTCCCGGGGCCATGGAAAAGGGTGGGTGAATTTTAAATCAGGGCCTAAAAATAGGACCGTCGTGCATTAAGCAAAAATGTTACGGGGAAATGTGTGCGGTGTGGCTGCATTTCTGTCAAGCACGTGTGGGGTTCACGCAGAGACCGTGGGCCCAGAGCCCACGCGGGCGGCGACAGAGGCCAACAGAGGGCCTGGCGCAGGGCTCTCCGGCCCCATGGGTGGGAGTGAACGTGGGAGTGTGGCAGCACATGCGGACTGCTTTCGGAATGACGAAAAGATTCAATGAGGAATGCGGGCCTGAGCAAGTTGCCTCCCGGGCCACGGTCTGGGAAGCCTGTGGGGGGTGTCCCAGCACCCCCCTGCCCAGGGAGACACAGACCCTGCGGTGTCTCAGGGCAACAGTGAGTATGGGAGGGAGGGGCCGCCCCCTTGATTCAGAGAGAacagggacagagaaggaaagcaggtgccCAAGGCCCAGAGCCACGGCCAGCCCCGCCTCCTGCTCTCGGCCTTTCCTCCAGGAGCTGCAGGGAGTGCGTCGGGAGCAGGGTCCCCAGTGGGTCCTGCTCTTCCTGCCGGTCTCACCACCAGCACACCGTGGGAGGCCAGGACACACAGACGGGGTTGAAGCAGAAAGGCTGCCTTACCTCGGTGCCCTGAATCAGCAAGTTCTGGAAGGAAGACCAGAACTCCCTTCGGAGGACCTGCTTCAGCTTCCGGGGCAGTATCTCTCCCGGTTCTCGGGAGCCCTGAGCAGAGGAGGCACAGGCAGGTCTGCAAGGCTGTCCAGAGACCCACATCCGCTGGCCACCTGCCCAGCGTGGGCCGCCGGCCAGCCCCCCAGAGCCACCGGCAGGGGAGTGTCTGTCAGCTCAGCTGTCTCCGGGCTGATGTGACATTGCCCAGAGCCCACTGCCCACGTCAGCCTGTGATGGAGCAGGGGTGGGTCAGGCCAAAGCCACAGCCTCTGAGGGGTGCCTGCAGGCACCGGGGCCTCTCTCTGGCCCCCATAAGGTAACCAGCGCCCTGCCTCCGCCACTGCGGGCTGCAGGCAAGCTGCTCGGAAGATGCCAGTTGGTAGGAACCGCATTGGGGCTGGGCCAGTGTCTTGCCCAGAGAGACCAAAATGCCCAGGAGGGAGGCTGAATCATGCTAGAGAAGCCCCAGGGTGAGAGGGCCGGCCGTAAGCCACCCCCGATTCAGCATGGTGCTCCCTCTGTCGGGAGAGGGACCTCCTTGCTACAGGTGCCAGAGCTGCCCAGACTCCTCGTCGCAGCCTGAAGACCGGCCATCCCCAGGAGAGGAACGATGGCCACGGACAGGTAGATCATGGATGCCCCGGGAACAGGCTCAAAGGAGAGGCCCCTGAACGGGGCCGCACCCCAGACGCTGTGTACCAGCTCAGAGCCTGGCGGCTGGCCTGGTCCTCCTGCTAGGATCCCAGAACAGGGCCAGGGGCCGGGGAGGGCAGCCTGATCTGGGAGTAAAACCCAAGCGGTTCAGCCCACGGTCTTCTGCACCCCAATTAGTTTTGTCCCCACAAGGTCTTGGGGTGCACTCCAGCCTTCACCCCTACGACctgccactccccacctccccacagccCTGCAACTGTCCTGTCCTTAGGGCTCAGCTCAGCGCTGCACAGGACACAGGGGCCCGTGGAGACACCTACGGGAGGAGCCGTGTCTGCCCCCGTGGCTGTGAGCGCCACGAGCACGCCCGGCCCCGGCACGGACGCAGCCCCAGCCCTGAGCCTGCTGCTCAGAGACAATGGGTATCAGTTAGGCTCTCACACACCAGTCTCTGAACCCGCTTTCACAACTACAAAATGAGCCGACGGGAAGGGGACCTCCTCACAGTGCCCAGTCCCAGCCTGTCCTTCAGGACCAGGGACAGAGTCTAGAACCGTGGGGCAgtgaccgcggggggagggggcgcgtCTGCGGGTGGAATGGACCGACTCGGACGCCTGTGCCGGCTCACCCCTGGCAGGGCCCAGGACTCCGAGCGTGGGGGCCTCACGACCAGCACTTCCAGCATTTTCTTGATGCCCTTCCTGCAGATGGCTCCATCCTGGTTCCGCCTCCACCTGCAGACGGGCCGCTCGTGAGGATCCTCTGACGTCAGCACACCCCCCCGCACCGGGGAGGGAGGCCATAGGATCctggccctgcctcctgccctcccgGGGGGCCGaccctgtctccttccccagcagCTGCTCCAAGTGAATAACTGGGCTGGTGGCCGCTGGGGAGTGTCTCCTGCTTCATTGATCCTGGGAGGACTAGAATGGCCCTGGCTTTCAGGAAAATAGTTTTTTATCAAAAGCCTCCAAGAAACATGCGCCCTGGGCTCTGCTGTTCCACCACTCGCTCTTTGGAAATGCTGGGTGGGATCAGATGTGTTTCCAGTCTGTCtgtgggcctgggcctgggccttgGCGTTGCCCCGCCTCAGAGGCACGCCAAGGGACAGGGACCTGAAGGGAGACAGCCTCCAGGAATGGGGACAGGCCTGGGTTTTTCCCAGGGACAGGGACATTCCCAGCCTGTGTCTCGGGTGTGCATGAGGGTCAGTGGCTGGGACAGACATGATAGGGGCCCATGGGGGGACTGGGTGGCCTCGTCAGTGGCACTTACCGCGTGATCACGGGCTGCAGCGTGTGGTTGGGTCCAAAGCGACAAAGGCTGCCTCGCCCACGCAGTCCTGTGCGGCCCATGGGGTTCCTGGGGTGGACAGGGGTCGGTTAGATTGCCGCTTGCTCCGGGAGGACCAGGACGGGGCAGTGGGCAGAGGCCACTCAGGGGGTCGTGCGGCTCCCCCAGGATCCTCCCCAGTCCAGGATTTTCAGAGCCCCGGCAGCTCACCTTGgcgggaggcagggaaggagcccGTGTGTGGAGGCACTGAGGGGACCCCAGATCTGccagcccttcccccagcctccccacctaGGGCTGTCCACCTGGGGACAGATGTCCCTGAGGGACCCCGAGGGATGAGGCAGGAGCTTCAGGTCACCTTGGAGTTGGCTGGAAGAGGAACATCCAGCCCTGCCATGGAGAGTGGAGTCCGAGTGGCTGT encodes the following:
- the TRPM2 gene encoding transient receptor potential cation channel subfamily M member 2 isoform X4, which encodes MKEPPVGRVSGEETLQGPGVRKEPSELVEGQQWLGYVGPVERTGPGWLQRGGRGRGFQERSGTGATCREVVGDGPPCGDRRPRRAVAREESRLVRHSRTHVCEASGNPMGRTGLRGRGSLCRFGPNHTLQPVITRWRRNQDGAICRKGIKKMLEVLVVRPPRSESWALPGGSREPGEILPRKLKQVLRREFWSSFQNLLIQGTEVYKGYVDDPRNTDNAWIETVALSIHFPDQSDMDLKRLNSHLHTCDPGMSVQWQVVDKRIPLYANHKTILQKVAALFGAFY